The genomic interval ATTATGAATTATTAGATAAGGGAATCGAAATTACAATTGCATCGCCACTTGGAGGTCAGCCGCCAATTGATCCAAAAAGTGCTGATCCGGCATCGGCAACCGAAGACACAAAACGTTTTGATGCTGATAAAACATTACAGAAAAAATTAAAAAACACACATAAACTTTCGACTATTAATCAAAAAGATTATGATGCTGTTTTTTATCCTGGAGGTCACGGTCCGCTTTGGGATTTGGTTGAAGATAAAAGCTCAATTGCTTTAATTGAATCTTTCTACACACACAAAAAACCGGTAGCATTTGTTTGTCACGCTCCTGCAGTTTTAAAAAACGTAAAAGTTAACGGTGACTTTTTAGTAAAAGGAAAAAAAGTAACCGGGTTTACAAATGAAGAAGAAGCCGCTGTTGGTTTAACCAAAGTTGTTCCGTTTTTACTGGAAGACGCTTTGACGCAAAATGGTGGTAATTTTTCTAAAGGACCAAACTGGCAGCCATATGCTGTTGAAGACGGACTTTTAATTACTGGACAAAATCCAGCTTCATCTAAACTGGTAGCCGATAAATTATTACAAAAATTAACTAAATAAGGTGCTAAGTCTCTAAGTTGCTAAGTCACTAAGATTAAAAAAACTTAGCAACTTAGAACCTTACTATCTCAGAAACTCTAAAAAAAAATGCTAAACTTTGAATTATATAATCCGA from uncultured Flavobacterium sp. carries:
- a CDS encoding type 1 glutamine amidotransferase domain-containing protein, with protein sequence MKKIALLTIIAFSAFSTSAIAQKSTKKGMKKVLFVVTSNDKLGNTGEKTGFWSEEFAAPYYELLDKGIEITIASPLGGQPPIDPKSADPASATEDTKRFDADKTLQKKLKNTHKLSTINQKDYDAVFYPGGHGPLWDLVEDKSSIALIESFYTHKKPVAFVCHAPAVLKNVKVNGDFLVKGKKVTGFTNEEEAAVGLTKVVPFLLEDALTQNGGNFSKGPNWQPYAVEDGLLITGQNPASSKLVADKLLQKLTK